Proteins encoded by one window of Polaribacter haliotis:
- a CDS encoding DUF6341 family protein has translation MIASNIFRWIGSLFTDLLFIPFNWLRTSVAHADFGWWISNTVNWLFLLVLLVLFAYWMKESKRFVREGTEDRA, from the coding sequence ATGATAGCAAGCAATATTTTTAGATGGATTGGTAGTTTATTTACAGATCTTTTATTTATCCCTTTTAATTGGTTACGCACAAGTGTAGCACATGCAGATTTTGGATGGTGGATTTCTAACACAGTAAACTGGTTATTTCTATTAGTTTTATTAGTTCTTTTTGCATATTGGATGAAAGAATCTAAGCGATTTGTAAGAGAGGGAACAGAAGACAGAGCTTAA
- the trmB gene encoding tRNA (guanosine(46)-N7)-methyltransferase TrmB: MGSKNKLKRFKENETFKNVIQPTREEVVTDFSHKGKWHSFFGNENPIIVELGCGKGEYTIALARKNPNKNYIGIDIKGARFWRGAKTAIEENLPNVAFVRTQIELVDFIFAENEVSEIWITFPDPQIKYKRTKHRMTNSEFLKKYHHILNENGIMNLKTDSEFMHGYTLGLLHGEGHEILNANHNVYKNEGSPKEVMETQTFYENQYLAVNKPITYIQFRLKY, encoded by the coding sequence TTGGGAAGCAAAAACAAACTAAAACGTTTCAAAGAAAATGAAACGTTCAAAAATGTCATTCAGCCAACAAGAGAAGAAGTTGTAACCGACTTTTCTCACAAAGGTAAATGGCATTCTTTTTTTGGAAACGAGAATCCGATTATTGTTGAATTGGGTTGTGGAAAAGGCGAATATACAATCGCTTTGGCTAGAAAAAATCCGAATAAAAATTATATTGGAATCGATATAAAAGGTGCTCGTTTTTGGAGAGGTGCAAAAACTGCAATCGAAGAAAATTTACCAAATGTTGCGTTTGTAAGAACACAAATTGAGTTGGTAGATTTTATTTTTGCAGAAAACGAAGTTTCTGAAATTTGGATTACGTTCCCAGATCCACAAATAAAATACAAGCGTACAAAACACAGAATGACAAATTCTGAGTTCCTGAAGAAATACCATCATATTTTAAACGAAAATGGAATAATGAACCTAAAAACCGACAGCGAATTTATGCACGGTTACACTTTAGGTTTATTGCATGGAGAAGGTCACGAAATTTTGAATGCAAACCACAATGTTTATAAAAACGAAGGTTCTCCAAAAGAAGTAATGGAAACACAAACTTTTTATGAGAATCAATATTTAGCAGTAAACAAACCTATTACTTATATTCAATTTAGATTGAAATATTAG
- a CDS encoding MGMT family protein → MKKSDNFFDKVYNVTRLIPHGKVTSYGAIATYLGAAKSARMVGWAMNKAHNLEDVPAHRVVNRKGLLTGKHHFDGTNLMQQLLESEGIVVVDNQIQDLETVFWNPMEELS, encoded by the coding sequence GTGAAAAAATCTGATAATTTTTTTGATAAAGTATATAATGTTACTCGCTTAATTCCACATGGAAAAGTAACAAGTTATGGAGCAATTGCAACATATTTAGGTGCAGCAAAATCTGCAAGAATGGTAGGTTGGGCAATGAATAAAGCACATAATTTAGAAGATGTTCCTGCACATAGAGTTGTTAATCGAAAAGGATTATTAACAGGAAAACATCATTTCGATGGCACAAACTTAATGCAACAACTATTAGAAAGTGAAGGAATTGTGGTTGTTGATAATCAAATTCAAGATTTAGAAACTGTTTTTTGGAATCCAATGGAAGAGTTATCCTAA
- a CDS encoding Mrp/NBP35 family ATP-binding protein — translation MSFNKQNIQQALETITAPGEGKSLVENNNLKNIVIFGNEVIVEITISNPTLQAKKKVESEITKAIKSNVSEDIDVKVNVTVEKPVAKENSNPNQIRGKEIPNIKNIIAIASGKGGVGKSTITANTAISLAKMGFNVGVLDADVYGPSQHIMFDVEKAKPLSVKVDGRSKMKPIENYGVKLLSLGFFTDPNQAVIWRGPMASKALNQLIFDGAWGELDFLLIDLPPGTGDVHLSIVQALPINGAVVVSTPQNIALADAKKGVAMFQQENINVPVLGIVENMAYFTPEELPDNKYYIFGKDGAKNLAEDIKTQFLGEIPLVQSIRESGDVGHPVALQNGTVLEEAFNNITKEMVAQLLKRNENLPPTEVVRITTMSGCSSVKK, via the coding sequence GTGAGTTTTAACAAACAAAATATACAACAAGCATTAGAAACCATTACTGCTCCTGGAGAAGGAAAGAGTTTGGTGGAAAATAACAACTTAAAAAACATCGTAATTTTTGGTAACGAAGTAATTGTAGAAATTACAATTAGCAATCCAACATTACAGGCAAAAAAGAAAGTTGAATCAGAAATTACAAAAGCAATTAAAAGCAATGTTTCTGAAGATATAGACGTAAAAGTGAATGTAACTGTAGAAAAACCAGTTGCAAAAGAAAATTCAAATCCGAATCAAATTCGTGGTAAAGAAATTCCAAATATTAAAAACATTATTGCAATTGCATCTGGAAAAGGAGGAGTTGGTAAATCTACAATTACAGCAAACACAGCTATTTCTTTAGCAAAAATGGGCTTTAATGTTGGTGTTTTAGATGCAGATGTTTATGGACCATCGCAACATATTATGTTCGATGTAGAAAAAGCAAAACCACTTTCTGTAAAAGTAGATGGAAGATCTAAAATGAAACCAATCGAAAATTACGGAGTAAAATTATTGTCTTTAGGGTTTTTTACAGATCCAAACCAAGCAGTAATTTGGCGTGGACCAATGGCATCAAAAGCGTTAAATCAACTTATTTTCGATGGAGCTTGGGGCGAATTAGATTTCCTTTTAATCGATTTACCACCAGGAACAGGAGATGTACATTTATCAATCGTACAAGCTTTACCAATAAATGGAGCAGTTGTAGTTAGTACACCACAAAACATTGCGTTGGCAGATGCTAAAAAAGGAGTTGCCATGTTCCAACAAGAAAACATTAACGTTCCCGTTTTAGGAATCGTAGAAAATATGGCATATTTTACACCAGAAGAATTGCCAGATAATAAGTATTATATCTTTGGAAAAGATGGTGCAAAAAACTTGGCAGAAGATATTAAAACCCAGTTTTTAGGCGAAATCCCTTTAGTACAAAGTATTCGTGAATCTGGCGATGTTGGGCATCCAGTAGCATTACAAAATGGAACCGTTTTAGAAGAAGCTTTCAATAACATTACCAAAGAAATGGTTGCTCAATTATTAAAAAGAAACGAGAATTTACCACCAACAGAAGTGGTAAGAATTACAACAATGAGTGGTTGTAGTTCAGTAAAAAAATAA
- a CDS encoding NifU family protein has translation MTAEETLSNVEKALDEIRPFLMSDGGNIKLLSIEDSIVKVQLEGACTGCSVNQMTLKNGVEATIKKYAPQIEEVINVA, from the coding sequence ATGACAGCAGAAGAAACATTAAGTAATGTAGAAAAAGCGTTAGATGAAATCCGCCCGTTTTTAATGAGCGATGGAGGAAACATCAAATTACTTTCAATCGAAGATTCTATTGTAAAAGTACAATTAGAAGGCGCTTGCACAGGTTGTTCAGTAAATCAAATGACGCTAAAAAACGGAGTAGAAGCAACCATTAAAAAGTACGCTCCACAAATAGAAGAAGTTATAAACGTTGCCTAA
- a CDS encoding NAD(P)/FAD-dependent oxidoreductase, protein MITTDILIIGAGPTGLFTVFEAGLLKLRCHLIDALPQAGGQCSEIYPKKPIYDIPAYPEILAGDLTDKLMEQIKQFEPGFTLGERAETIDKQEDGTFVVTTNKGTKHQAKVVAIAGGLGSFEPRKPPIPNIANFEDKGVEYIIRDPEFYRDKKVVISGGGDSALDWSIFLTDVASSVTLIHRRNEFRGALDSVDKVQELKDAGKINMITPAEVKGIIGTDKVEGVSVIQNGGEEFTIETDHFIPLFGLSPKLGPIANWGLEIEKNAIKVNNALDYQTNIPGIYAIGDVNTYPGKLKLILCGFHEATLMCQSAFQRIFPDKKYVMKYTTVGGVDGFDGTRKEAPKAVVKKIE, encoded by the coding sequence ATGATTACAACAGATATCTTAATTATTGGTGCAGGACCAACAGGATTATTCACCGTTTTTGAAGCAGGATTATTAAAACTGCGTTGTCATTTAATAGATGCGTTACCACAAGCTGGTGGGCAATGTTCAGAGATTTACCCAAAGAAACCAATTTATGATATTCCTGCATATCCAGAAATTTTAGCAGGCGATTTAACCGATAAATTAATGGAACAAATTAAACAATTTGAACCAGGTTTTACATTAGGTGAGCGTGCAGAAACCATCGACAAGCAAGAAGATGGAACTTTTGTTGTAACCACAAATAAAGGAACAAAACACCAGGCAAAAGTTGTTGCAATTGCTGGTGGATTAGGTTCTTTCGAGCCAAGAAAACCACCAATTCCTAACATTGCAAATTTTGAGGATAAAGGAGTAGAATACATTATTCGTGATCCAGAATTTTACAGAGACAAAAAAGTAGTAATTTCTGGAGGTGGAGATTCCGCTTTAGATTGGTCTATTTTTTTAACAGATGTTGCTTCTTCAGTTACATTAATTCACAGAAGAAACGAATTTAGAGGCGCTTTAGATTCTGTTGATAAAGTGCAAGAATTAAAAGATGCTGGTAAAATTAACATGATTACACCTGCAGAAGTAAAAGGAATTATAGGAACAGACAAAGTTGAAGGTGTTTCTGTGATACAAAATGGTGGAGAAGAATTTACGATTGAAACAGATCATTTTATTCCTCTTTTTGGTTTGTCGCCAAAATTAGGGCCAATAGCCAATTGGGGATTAGAAATCGAGAAAAACGCCATTAAAGTAAACAACGCTTTAGATTATCAAACAAATATTCCAGGAATCTACGCAATTGGAGATGTAAATACATATCCAGGAAAGTTAAAACTGATTCTTTGTGGTTTCCACGAAGCAACATTGATGTGTCAGAGTGCATTTCAAAGAATTTTTCCAGATAAAAAATACGTAATGAAATACACAACAGTTGGTGGTGTAGATGGTTTTGACGGAACACGTAAAGAAGCCCCAAAAGCAGTTGTTAAAAAGATAGAGTAA
- a CDS encoding ferritin: MKTAIRRQMTIHPEVMDVLNDQIALEMHASASYLAMASWCDQRELTNSKAFFYKQAEEEREHGMKIFNFINDAGGAAISPSIPEVNNDFEGLREIYEKSLDQEIHVTQSIYKCFKQARKVDDFASEVFLQWFVNEQVEEEDTVRSILDVFELMGDMPLKMIDERLPTA, encoded by the coding sequence ATGAAAACAGCAATAAGAAGACAAATGACAATTCATCCAGAAGTTATGGATGTTTTAAACGATCAAATCGCACTAGAAATGCACGCATCTGCCTCTTATTTAGCAATGGCTTCTTGGTGCGACCAAAGAGAACTTACTAATAGTAAAGCTTTTTTCTATAAACAAGCAGAAGAAGAAAGAGAACATGGAATGAAGATTTTTAACTTTATAAATGATGCTGGCGGCGCTGCAATTTCTCCTTCAATTCCAGAAGTAAATAACGATTTTGAAGGATTAAGAGAAATTTACGAAAAATCTTTAGACCAAGAAATACACGTAACTCAATCTATCTATAAATGTTTTAAACAAGCCAGAAAAGTAGACGATTTTGCATCGGAAGTATTTTTACAATGGTTTGTAAACGAGCAAGTAGAAGAAGAAGATACAGTTAGAAGCATTTTAGACGTTTTCGAATTAATGGGAGATATGCCATTAAAAATGATCGACGAACGTTTACCAACAGCGTAA
- a CDS encoding homogentisate 1,2-dioxygenase: MPFYHKLGEIPPKRHTQFRKKDGSLYYEQLFGTIGFDGMSTNSYHEYRPTMVKHIGKQYSVKPKIAKANNIQSYKFIGFQVKPENDYLESRKIVLTNSDCNIILSAPKKSTTDYFYKNTDADEVIFIHKGTGKLRTHLGNLDFKYGDYLVIPRGIIYKLDFDDENNRLFIVESYSPVYTPKRYRNWFGQLLEHSPFCERDLRRPYELETNNELGDFLIKVKKQGEIIEMTYASHPFDVVGYDGYNFPYAFSIHDFEPITGRIHQPPPVHQTFETNAFVICSFVPRLYDYHPNSIPAPYNHSNIDSDEVLYYVDGDFMSRNDIDQGHISLHPAGIPHGPHPGTTEKSIGKTKTEELAVMVDTFKPLQVTEEAMKIADEDYYKSWLEENKH, encoded by the coding sequence ATGCCTTTTTATCATAAATTAGGAGAAATTCCACCTAAAAGACACACACAATTCCGTAAAAAAGACGGCAGTTTATATTACGAACAATTGTTTGGTACTATTGGTTTTGATGGAATGTCCACCAATTCTTATCACGAATACAGACCAACAATGGTCAAACATATTGGCAAACAATATTCAGTAAAACCAAAAATTGCAAAAGCAAATAATATTCAATCTTATAAGTTTATTGGGTTTCAAGTAAAACCAGAAAACGATTATTTAGAAAGCAGAAAAATTGTTTTAACAAATTCCGATTGTAATATTATTTTATCAGCACCAAAAAAATCTACCACAGATTATTTCTACAAAAATACAGATGCAGATGAGGTGATTTTTATCCATAAAGGAACAGGAAAATTAAGAACGCATTTGGGAAATCTCGATTTTAAATATGGAGATTATTTAGTAATTCCACGTGGAATTATCTATAAATTAGATTTCGATGATGAAAACAACAGACTTTTTATCGTAGAATCTTACAGTCCTGTTTACACGCCAAAACGTTACAGAAACTGGTTTGGTCAGTTGTTAGAACATTCACCATTTTGTGAACGAGATTTAAGAAGACCTTACGAATTAGAAACAAATAATGAACTTGGCGATTTCTTAATCAAAGTAAAAAAACAAGGCGAAATTATAGAAATGACCTACGCTTCTCATCCTTTTGATGTAGTTGGTTACGATGGTTATAATTTTCCTTACGCGTTTTCAATTCACGATTTTGAGCCAATTACTGGTAGAATTCATCAACCACCACCAGTTCATCAAACTTTTGAGACTAACGCATTTGTAATTTGCAGTTTTGTGCCACGTTTGTACGATTATCATCCAAACTCAATTCCTGCACCTTACAATCATAGTAATATCGATTCAGACGAGGTTTTATATTATGTAGATGGCGATTTTATGAGCAGAAACGATATAGATCAAGGTCACATTTCCTTGCATCCAGCAGGAATTCCTCATGGTCCACATCCAGGAACCACAGAAAAAAGTATTGGTAAAACCAAAACCGAAGAATTGGCAGTTATGGTAGACACTTTTAAACCTTTGCAGGTTACTGAAGAAGCCATGAAAATTGCCGATGAAGATTATTATAAATCGTGGTTGGAAGAAAATAAACATTAG
- the hppD gene encoding 4-hydroxyphenylpyruvate dioxygenase, with protein sequence MSKKIESVNYGLEKIFEGAQDFLPLLGTDYVEFYVGNAKQSAHFYKTAFGFQSYAYRGLETGAKDSVSYVLTQDKIKIILTTPLNSKSPINDHIVKHGDGVKIVALWVEDARKSYEETTKRGAKSYMEPTVEKDEFGEVVRAGIYTYGETVHMFVERKNYKGAFLPGFQKWESNYNPPTSGLKYIDHMVGNVGWNQMNKWVKFYEDVMGFVNFLSFDDKQIHTEYSALMSKVMSNGNGRIKFPINEPAEGKKRSQIEEYLDFYEGAGVQHIAMATDDIIKTVSQLKANGIEFLSTPPEEYYRAVPGRLEEHSHELREDIEKLKGLGIMIDADEEGYLLQIFTKPVEDRPTLFFEIIQRMGARGFGAGNFKALFESIEREQAKRGTL encoded by the coding sequence ATGTCAAAAAAAATAGAATCAGTTAATTACGGATTAGAAAAAATATTTGAAGGAGCACAAGATTTCCTTCCACTTTTAGGAACAGATTATGTAGAATTTTACGTTGGTAACGCAAAGCAATCTGCACATTTTTATAAAACAGCATTTGGTTTTCAGTCTTACGCTTATCGTGGATTAGAAACTGGCGCAAAAGATTCTGTGAGTTATGTATTAACGCAAGATAAAATCAAAATTATCTTAACAACACCTTTAAACAGTAAATCACCAATAAACGATCATATTGTAAAACATGGAGATGGCGTTAAAATAGTGGCACTTTGGGTAGAAGATGCCAGAAAATCTTACGAAGAAACTACAAAACGTGGCGCAAAATCTTATATGGAACCAACTGTAGAAAAAGACGAGTTTGGTGAAGTTGTAAGAGCAGGAATTTACACTTATGGAGAAACTGTACACATGTTTGTAGAGCGTAAAAATTACAAAGGAGCATTTTTACCAGGTTTTCAAAAATGGGAATCAAATTACAATCCACCAACATCTGGGTTAAAATACATAGATCATATGGTAGGTAATGTGGGTTGGAACCAAATGAATAAATGGGTAAAATTCTATGAAGATGTAATGGGGTTTGTCAACTTTTTATCATTTGACGATAAGCAGATTCATACAGAATATTCAGCGTTAATGAGTAAAGTAATGTCGAATGGAAATGGTAGAATTAAATTTCCAATAAACGAACCAGCAGAAGGAAAAAAACGTTCTCAAATCGAAGAATATTTAGATTTTTACGAAGGTGCAGGCGTGCAACACATTGCAATGGCAACAGACGATATTATTAAAACTGTTTCGCAATTAAAAGCAAACGGAATCGAGTTTTTATCAACTCCACCAGAAGAATATTACAGAGCAGTTCCTGGAAGATTAGAAGAACATAGCCACGAATTAAGAGAAGATATCGAAAAACTAAAAGGTTTAGGAATCATGATTGATGCTGATGAAGAAGGCTATTTATTACAAATTTTTACAAAACCAGTAGAAGACAGACCAACGTTGTTTTTTGAAATCATTCAAAGAATGGGAGCCAGAGGTTTTGGAGCAGGAAACTTTAAAGCATTGTTCGAATCTATAGAAAGAGAACAAGCAAAAAGAGGAACGCTTTAG
- a CDS encoding tryptophan 2,3-dioxygenase family protein, whose translation MNRDEILKAIEEKYDKLGVPVDAMLEGLLHSTPITYWDYIQTDALLGLQTPRTTQPDEMVFIMYHQVNELLFKMILWEIDQVAKTVEVSADKFSMHLGRISRYFDMLCSSFSVMADGMEREQYLKFRNTLTPASGFQSAQYRKIEFASTELINLIDARFRDDIDRSSSFKHAYNHLYWQAAGKNYTTGQKSTLLNLFEEKYIGEFIDFMEDYNDINLSLKFKQLPKEVQENKDLIKAMRHYDYTVNVKWVMAHYNAAGKYIGGKEKDLEATGGSNWRKYMHPKYQRRIFFPYLWSEEELKNWGTF comes from the coding sequence ATGAACAGAGACGAAATTTTAAAAGCAATAGAAGAAAAGTACGATAAATTAGGTGTACCAGTAGATGCCATGTTAGAAGGTTTATTGCACAGCACACCAATTACGTATTGGGATTATATTCAGACAGACGCACTTTTAGGTTTGCAAACGCCAAGAACTACGCAACCAGATGAAATGGTTTTTATCATGTATCATCAAGTTAACGAGTTGTTGTTTAAAATGATACTTTGGGAAATAGACCAAGTTGCAAAAACGGTAGAAGTTAGCGCAGATAAATTTTCGATGCATTTGGGAAGAATCAGTAGATATTTTGATATGCTTTGCAGTTCATTTTCTGTAATGGCAGATGGAATGGAACGTGAACAATATCTAAAATTTAGAAATACATTAACGCCTGCAAGTGGTTTTCAATCAGCACAATACCGTAAAATTGAATTTGCATCTACTGAACTTATCAACTTAATTGATGCGCGTTTTAGAGACGATATTGATAGAAGTTCTTCATTTAAACACGCATATAACCATTTGTATTGGCAAGCTGCAGGTAAAAATTATACAACAGGACAAAAATCGACATTGTTAAATTTATTTGAAGAAAAGTATATTGGAGAGTTTATCGATTTTATGGAAGATTATAACGACATTAATTTATCTCTAAAATTTAAACAACTTCCTAAAGAAGTTCAAGAAAATAAAGATTTAATAAAAGCAATGCGTCATTACGATTATACAGTAAATGTAAAATGGGTAATGGCTCATTATAACGCCGCAGGAAAATATATAGGTGGAAAAGAGAAAGATTTAGAAGCAACAGGAGGTAGTAATTGGAGAAAATACATGCATCCAAAATATCAAAGAAGAATATTTTTCCCATATTTATGGAGTGAAGAAGAATTAAAAAATTGGGGAACCTTTTAA
- a CDS encoding DUF3108 domain-containing protein, with amino-acid sequence MKKNTILIFVLFLTISVFGQEEKHAFKSGEWLRYKMSYSGFLRAGTAVLEVEETELNGKKVFHTKGSGWTSGMIKWFFKVDDVYESYFDKDDVKPYLFKRKIDEGGYKKHRNTSFNYNTNQAYIQDFTKQKDTSVAFSNVQDMLSSFYYLRNKDVKNMKKGDEIAIDMFMDAQIYPFKLRFLGKEVLDTKFGDVNTLIFRPLVQSGRVFKAQESVTIWITDDANKIPIKMKADLSVGSLRAELEQYKGLANSFKTK; translated from the coding sequence ATGAAAAAAAATACAATATTAATATTCGTTTTATTCTTAACAATTTCTGTTTTTGGGCAGGAAGAAAAACACGCTTTTAAAAGTGGAGAATGGCTTCGTTATAAAATGAGTTACAGTGGTTTTTTAAGAGCTGGAACTGCAGTTTTAGAAGTAGAAGAAACAGAGTTAAATGGAAAAAAAGTGTTTCATACCAAAGGTTCTGGTTGGACATCTGGTATGATAAAATGGTTTTTTAAAGTAGACGATGTTTATGAATCTTATTTCGATAAAGATGATGTAAAACCTTATCTATTTAAAAGAAAAATAGATGAAGGTGGTTATAAAAAGCATCGAAATACTTCTTTTAATTATAATACAAACCAAGCATATATCCAAGATTTCACAAAGCAAAAAGATACTTCTGTCGCTTTTTCTAATGTGCAAGATATGTTGTCGTCATTTTACTATTTAAGAAATAAAGATGTAAAAAACATGAAAAAGGGAGATGAAATAGCAATAGACATGTTTATGGACGCACAAATCTATCCTTTTAAACTTCGTTTTTTAGGTAAAGAAGTATTGGATACAAAATTTGGAGACGTAAATACATTAATATTTAGGCCTTTGGTACAATCTGGTAGAGTTTTTAAAGCGCAAGAAAGTGTTACTATTTGGATTACAGACGACGCTAATAAAATTCCAATTAAAATGAAAGCAGATTTGTCTGTAGGTTCTTTAAGGGCAGAGTTGGAACAGTATAAAGGTTTGGCAAATTCTTTTAAAACAAAATAA
- a CDS encoding peptidoglycan DD-metalloendopeptidase family protein, producing the protein MKKALYLLLFIIAFSACNNAEKKPVPTPIKPVKPKPVYRYGYKIDDYKVIQDTIKSGESFGYILDRHHVTYPKINKIATSIKDIFDVRRVRAGKPYTILASKDSLEEAKIFIYKNDKIRATVVDFSDSIVKAHTYLQPIKTVERIVEGEIHSNLSNAMDSLHLSANLTNSVADIYAWTLDFYKLQKGDSFKLVFEEKFINDSLFAGYGEIKSAVFKHNGQDLYGFRFIADSIQGIPEYYDEAGNMLRSQFLKSPIKFQYRISSRYNLKRRIAYYGNRIKPHRGTDFAANIGTPIIATASGTVVESTRRGGNGKFVKIKHNSTYSTQYLHMKNRNVKKGQYVKQGDIIGWVGMTGNTGGPHVCYRFWKNGREVDPLSPKTKLPEAEPLDKKIKPRFLKFIEPLKYQLDYNQLPTEEPSVITEEVAQN; encoded by the coding sequence TTGAAAAAAGCACTGTACCTTTTATTGTTTATAATCGCTTTTTCAGCATGTAATAATGCTGAAAAAAAGCCAGTTCCTACACCTATAAAACCGGTAAAGCCAAAACCCGTTTACAGGTATGGTTATAAAATTGACGATTATAAAGTAATTCAAGATACCATTAAAAGTGGCGAAAGTTTTGGGTATATATTAGACAGGCATCATGTTACATACCCGAAAATTAATAAAATCGCGACTTCCATTAAAGATATTTTTGATGTAAGAAGAGTAAGAGCAGGGAAGCCTTACACGATTTTGGCAAGTAAAGATTCTCTTGAAGAAGCAAAAATATTTATTTATAAAAATGATAAAATTAGAGCGACTGTAGTAGATTTTTCGGATTCTATTGTAAAAGCACATACCTATTTACAGCCAATAAAAACGGTAGAAAGAATTGTAGAAGGCGAAATACATTCCAATCTTTCAAATGCGATGGATAGTTTGCATTTATCTGCAAATTTAACCAATAGTGTTGCAGATATTTATGCTTGGACATTAGATTTTTACAAACTTCAAAAAGGAGATTCTTTCAAACTTGTTTTCGAAGAAAAATTTATAAACGATTCTTTATTTGCTGGTTATGGCGAGATAAAATCAGCAGTTTTTAAACATAATGGTCAAGATTTATATGGCTTTCGTTTTATAGCAGATTCTATACAAGGCATTCCAGAATATTACGATGAAGCTGGAAATATGTTACGAAGTCAGTTTTTAAAATCACCCATTAAATTCCAATATAGAATTTCTTCAAGATATAATTTAAAGAGAAGAATTGCTTATTATGGAAACAGAATTAAACCTCATAGAGGTACAGATTTTGCTGCAAATATTGGAACTCCAATTATAGCAACTGCTAGCGGAACTGTTGTAGAATCTACAAGAAGAGGAGGTAATGGTAAGTTCGTGAAAATAAAACACAATAGTACATATTCAACCCAATATTTACATATGAAAAATCGTAATGTTAAAAAAGGACAATACGTAAAACAAGGAGATATTATTGGTTGGGTAGGAATGACAGGGAATACTGGAGGTCCACATGTTTGTTATCGTTTTTGGAAAAATGGTAGGGAAGTAGATCCTTTAAGCCCAAAAACAAAATTACCTGAAGCAGAACCATTAGATAAAAAGATAAAACCAAGATTTTTAAAGTTTATAGAACCTTTAAAATATCAATTAGATTATAATCAATTACCAACAGAAGAACCTTCAGTAATTACAGAAGAAGTTGCACAAAACTAA